Proteins encoded within one genomic window of Macrotis lagotis isolate mMagLag1 chromosome 3, bilby.v1.9.chrom.fasta, whole genome shotgun sequence:
- the LOC141516631 gene encoding large ribosomal subunit protein eL39-like: MSSHKTFRIKRFLAKKQKQNRPIPQWIRMKIGNKIRYNSKRRHWRRTKLGL, encoded by the coding sequence ATGTCCTCTCATAAAACATTCAGAATCAAGAGGTTCCtggccaagaaacagaagcagaatcgtcccattccccagtggattcgGATGAAAATTGGCAATAAGATCAGGTACAACTCAAAGAGGAGACACTGGAGAAGGACCAAGCTCGGGTTATAA